A stretch of the Porifericola rhodea genome encodes the following:
- the plsX gene encoding phosphate acyltransferase PlsX, producing MKIALDAMGGDFAPEANIEGVQLLLDNLADEHQIVLIGRQGEIEEQLAKREINSSAIEIIHAEEVIGMHEHPTKAFTQKQNSSIGVGFHLLAKGDVQAFCSAGNTGAMHVGAMFTIKPCEGIIRPALASAAPRENGSKGLILDVGANADCKPDMLLQFGELGAIYSEYVHGIEKPKVALINLGEEEQKGTVVTQAAYQLFKNDSRINFVGNIEGRDIFSDKSDVMVCNGFTGNVVLKMAESVYHLLEKRGFTDPFFDQLNYEAIGGSPILGVNGNVVIGHGVSSGLAIKNMLLQSIKMAETNLHLKIRDAFGK from the coding sequence ATGAAGATTGCGCTGGATGCGATGGGAGGCGATTTTGCTCCCGAGGCTAACATAGAAGGAGTTCAGCTCCTTCTAGATAACCTTGCTGATGAGCATCAGATAGTGCTCATCGGAAGGCAAGGGGAAATTGAGGAACAATTAGCCAAACGAGAAATCAACTCAAGTGCTATTGAGATCATTCATGCCGAAGAAGTGATCGGCATGCATGAGCATCCCACCAAAGCATTTACTCAAAAGCAGAATTCCAGTATAGGAGTTGGGTTTCATCTGTTGGCAAAAGGTGATGTGCAAGCATTTTGTAGTGCTGGTAATACCGGAGCTATGCATGTGGGTGCCATGTTCACCATCAAGCCTTGTGAGGGTATCATCAGGCCGGCATTAGCCAGTGCTGCTCCCCGTGAAAACGGCAGCAAGGGTCTGATTCTGGATGTTGGTGCTAATGCAGATTGTAAACCTGATATGCTGCTTCAGTTCGGTGAGTTAGGTGCAATCTACAGTGAGTATGTACACGGTATAGAAAAGCCTAAAGTAGCCCTTATTAATCTGGGTGAAGAAGAGCAAAAAGGTACTGTGGTCACTCAGGCTGCTTATCAACTTTTTAAAAATGATTCCCGCATTAACTTTGTGGGTAATATAGAAGGTAGAGATATTTTTAGCGACAAATCAGATGTGATGGTTTGTAATGGCTTTACAGGTAATGTTGTCCTTAAAATGGCCGAGTCTGTATATCATCTACTGGAAAAAAGAGGCTTTACAGATCCATTTTTTGACCAATTGAATTATGAAGCTATAGGCGGTAGCCCTATATTGGGCGTCAATGGTAACGTAGTAATTGGTCATGGCGTATCTAGTGGCCTGGCTATCAAAAATATGCTGCTTCAGTCAATCAAGATGGCCGAAACAAACTTGCATCTTAAAATTCGTGATGCATTTGGCAAATAA
- the rpmF gene encoding 50S ribosomal protein L32 gives MAHPKRKTSKARRDKRRSHHKATPRTIATCPTTGEPHLYHRAHWYEGKLYYKGQVVMEKEEVA, from the coding sequence ATGGCACATCCCAAGCGAAAAACATCTAAAGCAAGAAGAGACAAGAGAAGATCGCATCACAAGGCTACGCCAAGAACTATTGCTACATGCCCAACTACAGGGGAGCCTCACCTTTATCACCGTGCACACTGGTACGAAGGTAAGCTCTACTACAAAGGGCAGGTAGTAATGGAAAAAGAAGAGGTAGCCTAA
- a CDS encoding YceD family protein translates to MKNLAHFDIDIYKLANKQYKYQYQIDKSFFDNFENSLVKTGKLNAEVTFDKQENLITVIFDIKGEIELECDRSLEKFDYPISIHEKVLYQYGEEEQELSDEIIIITANTQKINVAQNIYEFIGLSVPMRKVHPRYAEEEDPLVDGEIIFSSSTAKDSEEKKDEKNDDNVDPRWNVLKNLKNLN, encoded by the coding sequence GTGAAGAATTTAGCACATTTCGATATCGATATTTATAAGTTAGCGAATAAGCAGTATAAATATCAATATCAGATAGATAAAAGTTTCTTCGATAATTTTGAAAACAGCCTGGTAAAAACAGGTAAGCTAAATGCCGAAGTAACTTTCGATAAACAGGAGAACCTGATTACCGTCATATTTGATATAAAAGGAGAAATTGAGCTGGAATGTGATCGCAGTCTCGAGAAATTTGACTACCCGATTAGTATCCACGAGAAAGTTCTATATCAATATGGTGAGGAAGAACAGGAATTGTCGGACGAAATTATCATAATTACCGCGAATACGCAAAAGATTAATGTTGCTCAAAACATATATGAGTTTATAGGTCTATCAGTACCTATGCGTAAAGTTCATCCTAGATATGCCGAAGAAGAAGATCCTTTAGTGGATGGCGAAATTATTTTTTCCTCATCTACAGCTAAAGACTCAGAAGAGAAAAAGGATGAAAAGAACGATGATAACGTTGATCCTAGATGGAATGTATTAAAAAACTTGAAAAATTTAAACTAG
- a CDS encoding tetratricopeptide repeat protein, with translation MKYYIYTAVVSILCLYALPQQTFAQIAQAQMADQQVGKKKPLLLDMNVQIEATQAVNDMYNFKFARAEQQFRWIKQKYNTHPLPYFLLGLSEWWKIVPDVEETRYDKKFIAYMDTAIYFAERMFKQDEEDPEAAFFLAAAHAFQGRLYSERKDWGKATVAGKNSLNYLEICKGKEDFSPELLFGDALYNYYAEWVPENYPILKPVLMFFPDGDKDLGIKQLKTVANNAFYTRTEAQFFLMRILTAEGSDPSEAYRISNYLHHTFPDNPYFHRYYARQLYSRGKQNEAEKESLEILARIDSSMTGYEATSGRYASFFLGQIYEMKGQLDLSQHYYERTVEFAKASNATDSGYFLYALLNLGEIAQAKDEDKLAKDYYKEVKKLAKRNTRVHEKARENLKSIRKSS, from the coding sequence ATGAAATACTATATATATACAGCGGTAGTAAGTATTCTTTGTCTCTATGCTTTACCTCAGCAGACCTTTGCGCAGATAGCGCAAGCCCAGATGGCAGATCAGCAGGTAGGTAAAAAGAAGCCTCTTTTGCTGGATATGAATGTACAGATTGAGGCCACCCAAGCCGTAAATGACATGTACAACTTCAAATTTGCGCGGGCTGAGCAACAGTTTCGTTGGATTAAGCAGAAATATAATACACATCCGCTACCATACTTCTTACTTGGGCTTAGCGAGTGGTGGAAGATTGTGCCCGATGTAGAAGAGACCCGTTATGATAAGAAGTTTATAGCCTATATGGATACGGCTATATATTTTGCCGAACGAATGTTTAAGCAGGATGAGGAAGACCCTGAAGCGGCTTTCTTTTTAGCGGCTGCACATGCTTTTCAGGGTAGGCTTTACTCTGAGCGTAAAGATTGGGGTAAAGCTACCGTAGCGGGTAAAAACTCTTTGAACTATCTGGAAATCTGTAAGGGTAAAGAAGATTTTAGTCCTGAGCTTCTATTTGGTGATGCTCTTTACAATTATTACGCAGAGTGGGTACCTGAGAACTACCCTATACTTAAACCAGTATTAATGTTTTTTCCTGATGGTGATAAAGACCTTGGTATCAAACAGCTCAAGACAGTTGCAAACAATGCATTTTATACACGTACCGAAGCACAGTTTTTTTTAATGCGTATTTTAACGGCTGAAGGCTCAGACCCTAGTGAAGCATATCGTATTTCTAATTACCTGCACCATACTTTTCCCGATAATCCTTACTTTCATCGTTACTATGCTCGACAGTTGTATAGTAGGGGTAAACAAAACGAAGCTGAAAAAGAGTCTTTGGAAATTCTGGCACGTATAGACAGCAGCATGACGGGTTATGAAGCTACCAGCGGAAGGTATGCCAGTTTCTTTCTTGGGCAGATCTATGAAATGAAGGGGCAGCTTGACCTCTCTCAGCATTACTACGAGCGTACTGTAGAGTTCGCTAAAGCGTCAAATGCTACTGATTCGGGTTATTTCCTTTATGCTCTTCTAAATTTGGGAGAAATTGCGCAAGCGAAAGATGAAGACAAGCTGGCAAAAGATTACTATAAAGAGGTTAAGAAGTTAGCCAAAAGAAACACAAGGGTACATGAGAAAGCTCGTGAAAACTTAAAATCTATTCGCAAAAGTAGTTAA
- a CDS encoding rhamnogalacturonan acetylesterase: protein MIKVFSFFFTALLFVYAQKQQTLVDIYLIGDSTMSTYPDNYYPRMGWGQVFHTSFKTDKVRVNNEAVSGRSTKSYIEEGLWEKVYNNLKKGDFVFIQFGHNDMVESKEHLYAPPFGAYTDNLHTLIVQTREKGAKPVLITPMCRRRFDKDGNFQVTMGQYPVAMRVLAERENVPLIDLHKLSCQKFRELGVDKTKDIFLWLSAGESAKYPERVEDNTHFQEQGALLLSKLVAQEIKRLQLGIAPYLKEEMLNTSD, encoded by the coding sequence ATGATAAAGGTATTTTCATTTTTTTTTACAGCTTTGCTATTTGTTTACGCTCAAAAACAGCAAACCCTAGTAGATATTTATCTCATTGGCGATTCTACTATGTCTACGTATCCTGATAATTATTATCCGAGAATGGGATGGGGACAGGTTTTTCATACCTCTTTTAAAACTGATAAAGTCAGAGTTAATAACGAAGCTGTGTCTGGTAGAAGTACAAAAAGCTATATTGAAGAAGGTCTCTGGGAAAAGGTCTATAACAATTTAAAAAAGGGAGACTTTGTTTTCATTCAGTTTGGTCACAATGACATGGTAGAAAGCAAAGAGCATTTGTATGCTCCACCCTTTGGAGCATATACAGATAATTTACATACCTTAATAGTTCAGACGCGGGAAAAAGGAGCAAAGCCTGTGTTAATTACACCTATGTGTAGAAGGCGTTTTGACAAAGATGGTAATTTTCAAGTTACAATGGGACAATACCCTGTGGCAATGAGAGTGCTAGCAGAAAGGGAAAATGTGCCTTTAATAGATTTGCATAAACTGAGCTGCCAGAAATTCAGAGAGTTGGGGGTTGATAAAACCAAAGATATATTTTTATGGCTTTCTGCTGGAGAGTCTGCAAAGTATCCTGAGAGAGTAGAAGATAATACTCATTTTCAGGAACAGGGCGCGTTGTTATTATCTAAACTGGTAGCTCAGGAAATCAAGCGCTTACAACTAGGCATCGCTCCTTACCTGAAAGAAGAAATGCTCAATACAAGTGATTAA
- a CDS encoding MBOAT family O-acyltransferase, whose amino-acid sequence MGVNLGILAFFKYFNFFVDSFESMLSGFDGQLDYLHLNIILPVGISFYTFQTMSYTIDIYRGRLKPTKSLLDFAVFVAFFPQLVAGPIERAKHLLPQITSLKSPNRTQIREGVALIVIGLFKKVMIGDASGRLVDRMFGHIEQFSSMEMLMALVLFSVQIYADFSGYSSIARGLAKLLGIELMKNFEQPYLSANITEFWRRWHISLSSWLKDYLYISLGGNRKGEARTYINLMLTMLIGGLWHGASWNFVFWGGLHGIYLAIHKWMLKGKKVGLQPSGIGSPPALVKYLIHASSIYILVLFTWLFFRASDFQTVSIFFSKMINWESSELTFRFVKIAFSFMALTLGIDLIEYYTRSHAFLLKIPLKPIRYGVMLPMFIIVLIYMFQAEPLPFVYFQF is encoded by the coding sequence ATGGGTGTCAATCTGGGAATACTTGCCTTCTTCAAGTATTTCAACTTTTTTGTGGATAGCTTTGAGTCTATGCTTTCTGGCTTTGATGGTCAGCTGGATTACCTTCACCTCAATATTATTTTGCCAGTAGGTATCTCCTTTTACACTTTTCAGACCATGTCTTATACTATAGACATTTATCGGGGGAGATTAAAACCTACCAAATCTCTACTGGACTTTGCGGTATTTGTCGCATTCTTTCCTCAGTTGGTGGCAGGTCCCATAGAAAGAGCCAAGCATTTGCTCCCGCAGATTACCAGCCTTAAGTCTCCTAATCGCACACAAATCAGAGAGGGGGTAGCATTAATCGTCATAGGTTTATTTAAAAAGGTAATGATAGGTGATGCCAGTGGCAGGCTGGTAGACCGCATGTTTGGACATATAGAGCAATTTAGCTCAATGGAAATGCTGATGGCTCTGGTGCTATTTTCGGTGCAGATATATGCTGACTTCTCTGGTTATAGCAGCATTGCAAGAGGCTTGGCTAAGCTTTTAGGTATTGAGTTAATGAAAAACTTTGAGCAACCCTACCTATCAGCCAACATTACTGAGTTTTGGCGAAGGTGGCATATTTCACTTTCCAGCTGGTTAAAGGACTACTTGTACATTTCACTTGGAGGAAATCGCAAAGGAGAAGCCCGTACATACATCAACCTTATGCTTACCATGCTTATTGGCGGGTTATGGCATGGTGCAAGTTGGAATTTTGTTTTTTGGGGTGGACTTCACGGTATATATTTAGCAATACACAAGTGGATGTTAAAAGGTAAAAAAGTAGGCTTACAACCAAGTGGAATAGGAAGCCCTCCGGCTTTAGTTAAGTATCTTATACATGCTAGCAGTATTTACATTTTAGTGTTGTTTACATGGCTTTTTTTTAGGGCTTCTGATTTTCAGACAGTAAGCATATTTTTTAGCAAAATGATAAACTGGGAGTCTAGTGAGCTGACATTCAGATTTGTGAAAATAGCGTTTTCCTTTATGGCTCTGACATTGGGAATAGACTTAATAGAATACTATACGCGTTCGCACGCTTTTCTACTGAAAATACCTTTAAAGCCTATTCGCTATGGGGTGATGCTGCCTATGTTTATAATAGTACTCATCTACATGTTTCAGGCTGAGCCGCTACCTTTTGTTTATTTCCAGTTTTAA
- a CDS encoding peptidylprolyl isomerase, producing the protein MQLGGDFGKLARKHSDDIGSKDYEGRLGFMEKGQLVPEYEKAALNLKVGEISKPVRTDFGFHIIQLLAVKGERFDTRHILIRP; encoded by the coding sequence CTGCAACTAGGGGGTGATTTTGGCAAACTAGCACGCAAGCACTCTGATGATATTGGCAGCAAAGATTATGAGGGAAGATTAGGCTTTATGGAGAAAGGACAACTTGTACCAGAGTATGAAAAAGCAGCGCTTAACCTGAAAGTAGGGGAAATATCAAAGCCAGTAAGAACTGACTTTGGCTTTCATATTATTCAGCTTTTAGCTGTAAAGGGAGAAAGGTTTGATACAAGGCACATACTTATACGCCCTTAA
- a CDS encoding N-acyl-D-amino-acid deacylase family protein: MQKLLIARLSFGLFILCACSSQPSAFEQYIEKNATATFNLLIYNASIIDGTGKAAYAADVLVSGDSIAFIGEVDTTKLSVERKINASGKTVSPGFIDTHAHGNPLKTPEFKNFLAMGATTIALGKDGSSPAYPNLSLWMKEVEDSMPAVNIAMFVGHGTLRLLSGIKYNPRPSQEQVEKMGRMLADNLDAGCFGMTTGLEYIPGTYAPAYELEYLAKIVGSKGKLITSHIRNEDNNKLESSLKELFLQGKYCQVQVSHLKVVYGKGEQRAEEILNLLAEAREEGIQVAADVYPYTASYTGISIVFPDWALPPNDYQQVVANKRAALAKYLRDKVNQRNGPTATLIGTSPWAGKTLAQVAQELDKSFEDVLIDDIGPGGASGAYFVMDDTLQTKFIADSTVMICSDGSPTSRHPRGHGTFAKIIEQYIVRDSLLSLEEGIRKMTSLPASTLGLNDRGVLAVGKRADILIFDPIEVKAKADYENPFQLAEGFDYVIVNGQVSKENNEFSLARHGKVLRRF, from the coding sequence ATGCAAAAATTACTCATAGCCCGACTTAGTTTCGGGCTTTTTATTTTATGTGCCTGTAGCTCACAGCCCAGCGCTTTTGAGCAATACATAGAGAAAAACGCAACCGCTACTTTTAATCTTCTCATATACAACGCAAGTATAATAGATGGTACTGGTAAAGCCGCTTACGCAGCCGATGTATTGGTAAGTGGGGATAGTATAGCTTTCATAGGAGAAGTAGATACTACCAAGCTTAGTGTCGAGAGAAAAATTAACGCCTCTGGCAAAACAGTGAGCCCCGGATTTATAGATACTCATGCTCATGGTAACCCTTTGAAAACGCCAGAATTCAAAAACTTTCTGGCGATGGGTGCTACCACTATTGCTCTGGGTAAAGATGGCTCGAGCCCAGCCTATCCCAACCTTAGCTTATGGATGAAAGAAGTTGAAGATAGTATGCCCGCTGTAAACATCGCCATGTTTGTAGGGCATGGTACTCTTCGTTTGCTCTCTGGTATCAAGTACAACCCACGTCCAAGCCAGGAGCAGGTAGAGAAGATGGGACGTATGCTAGCAGATAATCTGGATGCTGGTTGTTTCGGTATGACTACTGGTTTGGAGTACATTCCTGGTACTTACGCACCAGCATACGAGTTAGAGTATCTGGCCAAAATTGTAGGATCAAAAGGAAAACTGATTACCAGTCATATACGCAATGAAGATAACAACAAGCTAGAGTCATCTTTAAAAGAGCTTTTTCTTCAAGGGAAGTATTGTCAGGTGCAGGTATCACACCTAAAAGTAGTATATGGTAAAGGAGAACAACGTGCAGAAGAGATTTTAAATTTATTAGCCGAAGCCAGAGAAGAAGGTATACAAGTTGCTGCCGATGTCTATCCCTATACGGCTAGTTATACAGGTATTAGCATCGTTTTTCCGGATTGGGCACTACCTCCAAACGATTACCAGCAAGTAGTGGCAAATAAAAGAGCTGCTCTGGCCAAGTATCTGAGAGATAAAGTTAATCAGCGTAATGGTCCTACTGCTACATTGATAGGCACCTCCCCCTGGGCAGGCAAGACTTTAGCTCAGGTGGCCCAGGAGCTTGACAAGTCTTTTGAAGATGTCCTTATTGATGACATAGGCCCCGGTGGGGCCTCCGGAGCATATTTTGTAATGGATGATACGTTGCAGACTAAGTTCATAGCAGATTCTACTGTGATGATCTGCTCGGATGGGAGTCCTACATCCCGCCACCCTCGCGGGCATGGTACCTTCGCCAAGATAATTGAACAGTATATAGTTAGGGATAGCCTTCTTAGCCTGGAGGAGGGTATACGGAAAATGACCTCTCTGCCCGCAAGTACTTTAGGATTGAATGACAGGGGGGTACTTGCCGTAGGTAAACGAGCAGATATTTTAATATTTGACCCAATAGAAGTCAAGGCTAAAGCTGATTATGAAAATCCCTTTCAGCTAGCAGAAGGTTTTGATTATGTGATTGTAAATGGGCAGGTGAGCAAAGAAAATAACGAATTTTCTTTAGCACGTCATGGCAAAGTTCTTAGAAGGTTTTAA
- a CDS encoding DoxX family protein encodes MTLGKQYHLGLLFLRIGIGIMFIIHGLPKLMGGPERWEALGSNMKYLGITFAPVFWGFMAGFAESVGGLCLILGVFYVPACILLFITMLVASLRHLSQGDGLVGSSHAIEAAILFFSLIFIGSGKYKIGKF; translated from the coding sequence ATGACATTAGGCAAACAGTATCATTTAGGTTTACTTTTTCTGAGAATTGGTATCGGTATCATGTTTATTATTCATGGTTTACCTAAGCTTATGGGCGGTCCTGAACGTTGGGAGGCTCTAGGTAGTAATATGAAATATCTGGGTATTACTTTTGCCCCTGTTTTTTGGGGATTTATGGCAGGTTTCGCCGAATCAGTAGGTGGTTTATGCCTTATTTTAGGTGTTTTTTATGTTCCTGCCTGTATTTTGCTTTTTATTACCATGTTGGTAGCTTCACTAAGACATTTGTCGCAAGGTGATGGGCTGGTAGGTTCTTCTCATGCTATAGAAGCAGCTATTCTTTTCTTCAGCCTTATTTTTATTGGCTCAGGAAAATACAAAATTGGCAAATTTTAA
- a CDS encoding TolC family protein gives MNTLHKLVLSISFVFVNSIGLYAQEELTLSDAIQLGLENNFDIQVEALNIKIAENNNNWGAAGRWPTISLSISQNNNFRDVQNAANPFQPTGLSISNNLGPGVSVNWVLFDGFRVHISRERLQKLEELSRGNALLVIENTVQAIITQYYSVKLEQERLDVLEKVFTLSKDRYEYIKLKGELGSAVTFEILQEQNAFLTDSSNMVTQEVNYLNARRTLNLLMGQPINSAYELTDELEVDDSEYELEAMYDKMVSNNTNLQNQYLNLQLARTETRLAKTELYPRLTLNANGAYDLSRQDLSQAQFPDFGDAGGSTRTLVTNQTTSTYALGFTISYLAFDGGRVRRSIENAYTTERINQLQIDQLKLSLRNDLVATYDLYDVRQKLLAISQENIRSAELNLELAEERYKGGTINSFDYRQIQINYLNTALDNAQARYNLLDSETELLRLTGGILSEYDKLD, from the coding sequence GTGAACACCCTACACAAGCTAGTACTTTCTATAAGCTTTGTTTTTGTAAACAGTATAGGCCTGTATGCTCAGGAAGAGCTTACACTTTCAGATGCTATTCAACTGGGGCTGGAAAATAATTTTGATATTCAGGTTGAAGCATTAAACATAAAGATTGCGGAAAATAACAACAATTGGGGCGCTGCCGGTCGCTGGCCTACTATCTCACTTTCTATTTCACAGAATAATAATTTTAGAGATGTGCAAAATGCCGCCAATCCCTTTCAACCTACCGGCTTATCTATCTCTAACAATTTAGGCCCTGGCGTATCGGTAAACTGGGTATTGTTTGATGGTTTTAGGGTGCACATCAGCAGAGAACGACTGCAAAAATTAGAAGAGCTAAGCCGAGGTAATGCTTTGCTGGTTATTGAGAATACGGTGCAGGCCATCATAACACAATACTATAGTGTTAAGCTTGAACAGGAAAGGCTGGATGTGCTGGAAAAAGTGTTTACGCTCTCTAAAGATCGTTATGAATATATCAAACTTAAAGGCGAGTTAGGTAGTGCCGTTACCTTTGAGATTTTGCAGGAGCAAAATGCTTTTCTAACCGACTCATCTAATATGGTAACTCAGGAAGTTAATTACCTGAATGCAAGGCGTACCCTTAATTTGCTTATGGGGCAGCCCATTAATTCGGCATACGAGCTTACGGATGAACTAGAGGTGGATGATAGTGAATATGAGTTGGAGGCGATGTATGATAAAATGGTGAGCAATAATACAAATCTGCAAAACCAGTATTTAAACCTTCAGCTGGCCAGAACAGAAACTAGGCTGGCTAAGACAGAGCTTTATCCCCGCCTTACGCTCAATGCCAATGGCGCATATGACTTAAGCCGTCAGGATTTATCTCAGGCACAGTTTCCGGATTTTGGAGATGCCGGAGGCAGTACACGAACCCTGGTAACGAACCAGACCACCTCTACCTACGCTTTGGGTTTTACCATCAGCTACCTGGCCTTTGATGGGGGCAGGGTACGTAGGAGTATAGAAAATGCTTATACTACCGAGCGTATTAACCAACTACAAATTGATCAGCTAAAACTTAGCTTACGCAACGATCTGGTAGCTACTTATGATCTGTATGATGTAAGGCAAAAACTGCTCGCCATCTCACAAGAGAATATCCGTAGTGCAGAGCTAAACCTTGAGCTGGCAGAAGAAAGGTACAAGGGTGGTACCATTAACTCTTTTGACTACCGCCAGATTCAGATTAACTACCTTAATACTGCACTAGATAATGCTCAGGCCAGATACAACCTTCTTGACTCTGAAACTGAGCTGCTTCGCCTTACAGGTGGTATTCTTAGTGAGTACGACAAACTGGACTAA